A part of Microbulbifer salipaludis genomic DNA contains:
- a CDS encoding glutathione S-transferase family protein — MQENKEIPANIAHQQKLHEESKQLHRGQENHYRIWQAQASPYSYKVMTFMNYKGIPYKKVGANHMELEWAKKVAGQSIVPIMLTPDDQVMQDSTPIVMHLEEKFPAVKTVPHDARLAFLMWLIEEFADEYMPRIHMHTRWGNEQNRAAVSHRIARGFTFGSADMEAKDLAPFLVERQSGFNQHLGLVGDEVRASMDQQVEDLLAILEQHFKHHQFLLGFKPSVADFSLYGPLKVHLYEDPRSNEIMEVKAPRTCNWIQTITDLGDTRGCAGQTEFGDWIDFNEGLPDSLLALLGFIGKTYLPLAKATAKACIARERHFEETIYGATASFSAHQYRAWSFEQLQLRYEALTDGEKTDLASALRDARIMPGLMGDGILHNGLFDGFTPPFIKDGIPDARIKRIKEKAAQANAT, encoded by the coding sequence ATGCAAGAGAATAAAGAAATCCCGGCCAACATCGCACACCAACAGAAGCTGCACGAAGAAAGTAAACAGCTCCACCGCGGCCAAGAGAATCACTACCGCATCTGGCAGGCACAGGCTTCGCCCTACTCCTACAAAGTCATGACCTTCATGAACTACAAGGGCATCCCTTATAAGAAGGTGGGCGCCAACCATATGGAACTCGAGTGGGCAAAGAAAGTGGCCGGACAATCCATTGTCCCCATTATGCTGACACCCGATGATCAGGTGATGCAGGATTCCACTCCGATTGTGATGCATCTGGAAGAAAAATTTCCGGCAGTGAAAACCGTACCGCACGATGCGCGCCTCGCATTCCTGATGTGGCTGATCGAAGAGTTTGCCGATGAATACATGCCGCGCATTCACATGCACACCCGTTGGGGCAATGAACAGAACCGGGCCGCCGTGAGCCACCGCATCGCCAGGGGTTTCACCTTTGGCAGTGCCGACATGGAAGCCAAAGACCTGGCGCCATTCCTGGTGGAACGCCAGTCCGGCTTTAACCAGCACCTGGGTCTTGTGGGTGACGAGGTGCGTGCCAGCATGGACCAGCAAGTTGAAGATCTGCTGGCGATACTCGAACAACACTTCAAGCACCATCAGTTTTTGCTGGGATTCAAACCGTCAGTCGCGGACTTCTCCCTATACGGGCCGCTCAAGGTGCACCTGTATGAAGACCCCCGCTCCAACGAAATCATGGAAGTGAAGGCCCCGCGCACCTGCAACTGGATACAGACCATCACCGACCTGGGGGATACCCGCGGCTGCGCCGGCCAAACCGAGTTCGGCGACTGGATCGACTTTAATGAAGGGTTGCCAGACAGCCTGCTGGCACTACTGGGCTTTATCGGCAAGACCTATCTGCCATTGGCAAAAGCCACCGCGAAGGCCTGCATTGCCCGTGAAAGGCACTTCGAGGAAACCATTTACGGCGCAACCGCGTCCTTCAGTGCGCATCAATACCGCGCCTGGAGCTTCGAACAGCTGCAGCTGCGTTACGAAGCACTGACCGATGGCGAAAAAACGGACCTGGCCAGCGCCCTGCGCGACGCGCGGATAATGCCCGGATTGATGGGCGACGGAATCCTTCACAACGGTTTGTTCGACGGGTTCACCCCGCCGTTTATCAAAGATGGTATTCCGGACGCGCGCATTAAGCGCATCAAGGAGAAGGCCGCGCAGGCCAATGCCACCTGA
- a CDS encoding glutathione S-transferase family protein, protein MIQVYGVHGSPFVRKVLIALDLKGIPFKLIPQMPFSGDAEYLKINPLGKVPTLVDGDLTLGDSKVICQYLEAAYPETPLYPQAVAERARAHWYEDLCGGRVSELAAGIFFQRFMRPLAFMQAPDEEKVAKIIDRDLPPLLDYLESQIPTEDFIFGDFSMADLCIASPFFNASYAGYDVDPARWPALAGLIERVKALPAVQKILEKEARVLGLS, encoded by the coding sequence ATGATCCAGGTCTACGGTGTGCACGGCTCACCCTTTGTCCGCAAAGTTTTGATCGCTCTGGACCTCAAGGGCATCCCCTTCAAGCTGATTCCGCAAATGCCGTTCAGTGGCGACGCGGAGTACCTGAAAATCAACCCCCTCGGCAAGGTCCCCACACTGGTGGATGGTGACCTGACCCTGGGGGACTCCAAGGTGATCTGCCAGTACCTGGAAGCGGCCTACCCGGAAACACCACTGTATCCACAAGCCGTGGCCGAAAGGGCCAGGGCGCACTGGTACGAAGACCTGTGTGGCGGGCGCGTTTCCGAACTCGCCGCGGGCATTTTCTTCCAGCGCTTTATGCGACCACTTGCGTTCATGCAGGCACCCGACGAGGAAAAAGTAGCGAAGATCATCGACCGCGACCTGCCCCCGCTGCTGGATTACCTGGAGAGCCAAATCCCCACAGAGGATTTTATATTCGGTGACTTCTCCATGGCCGACCTGTGTATTGCCAGCCCGTTCTTTAATGCCAGCTACGCCGGCTACGATGTCGATCCAGCGCGCTGGCCGGCACTGGCGGGTTTGATTGAGCGAGTGAAGGCACTGCCGGCCGTTCAAAAAATTCTGGAAAAAGAAGCACGGGTTCTGGGGCTGAGTTAA
- a CDS encoding glutathione S-transferase family protein, producing the protein MIDLYTAPTPNGHKASCTLEALEIPYESHFVNIVEGEQKKPEFLAMNPNGRIPVIVDRAQDHFEVFESGAIMVYLAEKAGKLLPTDIKGRTTVMQWLMFQMGGVGPMMGQANVFYRYFPEKLQPAIDRYHNECRRLFEVLDTRLAEREWLADDYSIADIANWCWVRTHKWSGVSVEGLEHLNRWLSAMYEQPGMQKGIAVPFSLGNLLDDEKEQEKFKTGARKALQT; encoded by the coding sequence ATGATCGATCTCTACACGGCCCCAACGCCCAACGGACACAAGGCATCCTGCACGCTGGAAGCGCTGGAGATTCCCTACGAATCACACTTTGTGAATATTGTTGAGGGCGAGCAGAAAAAACCGGAATTTCTGGCCATGAACCCGAATGGTCGCATCCCGGTCATCGTTGACCGCGCGCAGGACCACTTCGAGGTATTCGAGTCCGGCGCCATCATGGTCTATCTGGCGGAAAAGGCCGGCAAGCTGCTGCCCACCGATATCAAGGGCCGTACTACGGTCATGCAATGGCTGATGTTCCAGATGGGCGGCGTCGGCCCGATGATGGGTCAGGCCAATGTGTTCTACCGTTATTTCCCGGAGAAACTGCAGCCGGCAATCGACCGCTACCACAATGAATGCCGACGCCTGTTCGAAGTGTTGGACACGCGGCTGGCGGAGCGCGAATGGCTCGCCGACGACTACTCCATTGCCGACATTGCCAACTGGTGCTGGGTGCGCACCCACAAATGGTCCGGTGTATCGGTAGAAGGCCTCGAGCATCTCAATCGCTGGCTCAGCGCCATGTACGAACAGCCCGGCATGCAAAAAGGCATTGCAGTGCCGTTCAGCCTCGGCAACCTGCTCGACGACGAAAAAGAGCAGGAGAAATTCAAAACCGGCGCGCGCAAAGCGCTGCAAACCTAA
- a CDS encoding DUF2855 family protein, which yields MASCTELWVDRKDFRKTRTVGKRDLTAGDGQVLVAIDKFGLTANNVSYALSGEMIGYWGYFPAEGQWGKVPVWACGTVIESHCPEVPAGERLWGFFPMASHTVLTPGKVREDQFMDMAEHRQALPAMYNAYRRTQAEPDILTKLENERCLLFPLFATSFVLYDYLIDNALFGAEQVVIGSVSSKTGFGLAHLLHRDNEITAKVVGVTSAGNTAFVRDLGCCDQVVHYGEESQIDASLRTAYIDMSGNVTLTRALHQHIGDNIVESAMVGASHWEGGGAAGDLPGAKPTFFFAPGQIAKRDKEWGPGAMMQKAMMASAEIAMATSGNLKVEWLHGPEALDNAWQQLLDNKVGASRGLMVSLLD from the coding sequence ATGGCGAGCTGCACTGAACTCTGGGTCGACCGCAAGGACTTCCGCAAGACACGCACGGTCGGTAAACGGGACCTCACCGCCGGGGACGGCCAGGTGCTGGTTGCCATCGACAAGTTTGGCCTCACCGCCAATAACGTCAGCTACGCCCTGTCCGGGGAGATGATCGGCTACTGGGGCTATTTCCCTGCGGAAGGGCAATGGGGCAAGGTGCCGGTGTGGGCCTGCGGCACAGTGATCGAATCCCACTGCCCCGAGGTCCCCGCCGGCGAGCGCCTGTGGGGCTTCTTCCCCATGGCGAGCCACACGGTGCTGACCCCGGGCAAGGTGCGCGAGGACCAGTTTATGGATATGGCGGAACATCGCCAGGCCCTGCCCGCCATGTACAACGCCTACCGCCGCACCCAGGCGGAGCCAGACATTCTCACCAAGCTGGAGAATGAGCGCTGCCTGCTGTTCCCGCTGTTTGCCACCTCGTTCGTACTGTACGACTACCTCATCGACAACGCCTTGTTCGGCGCCGAGCAGGTGGTCATCGGTTCCGTCTCGTCCAAGACCGGCTTCGGCCTTGCGCACCTGCTGCATCGCGATAACGAAATCACAGCGAAGGTCGTGGGCGTTACGTCCGCCGGCAACACCGCGTTTGTGCGCGACCTGGGTTGCTGCGATCAGGTGGTGCACTACGGTGAGGAAAGCCAGATCGACGCGAGCCTGCGCACCGCCTATATCGACATGTCCGGTAACGTCACCCTGACCCGCGCCCTGCACCAGCATATCGGCGACAACATTGTCGAGAGCGCCATGGTTGGCGCCAGCCACTGGGAAGGCGGCGGTGCTGCCGGCGACCTGCCCGGGGCCAAACCCACCTTCTTCTTTGCCCCCGGCCAGATCGCAAAACGCGATAAGGAGTGGGGGCCCGGCGCAATGATGCAAAAAGCCATGATGGCCAGCGCCGAGATCGCCATGGCCACCAGCGGCAACCTCAAGGTCGAGTGGCTGCACGGGCCCGAGGCTCTGGATAACGCCTGGCAGCAACTGCTGGACAACAAGGTCGGCGCCAGCCGCGGGCTGATGGTTTCACTACTCGACTGA
- a CDS encoding TetR/AcrR family transcriptional regulator translates to MEVKVDGRALRSVRSRQQIIDAMLALMEREIYIPTAQQVADEAGISIRTVFRHFTEMELLYAELNSQVRPVYEALFNKMPMEGSLEERLTGSVRCRMEAFSQLIHLQRATWSLLWRSKVISDVYESNVRKMRKNLEKCLPEILQLPADKREAVDAIMSFEFYERLSRHQKLSDQACGKIVEGLLKDLLT, encoded by the coding sequence ATGGAAGTCAAAGTAGATGGCCGCGCCCTGCGCAGTGTGCGCAGTCGCCAGCAGATTATTGACGCGATGCTCGCTCTGATGGAGCGCGAAATCTATATCCCCACGGCGCAGCAGGTGGCGGATGAGGCAGGTATTTCCATCCGCACAGTATTCCGGCACTTCACCGAAATGGAGTTGCTGTACGCGGAGCTCAATTCGCAGGTGCGCCCCGTCTATGAAGCCCTGTTCAACAAAATGCCGATGGAGGGTTCCCTTGAGGAGCGGCTGACCGGTTCGGTGCGCTGTCGCATGGAAGCCTTTTCGCAGCTGATTCACCTGCAGCGGGCGACGTGGAGCCTGTTGTGGCGCTCAAAGGTCATCTCCGACGTTTATGAGTCCAATGTGCGCAAAATGCGCAAGAACCTGGAAAAGTGCCTGCCGGAAATTTTGCAGTTACCCGCCGACAAGCGCGAAGCGGTGGATGCAATTATGTCGTTTGAATTTTACGAGCGTCTTTCGCGGCACCAGAAGCTCTCTGACCAGGCCTGCGGCAAGATCGTTGAGGGGCTGCTGAAGGATTTGCTCACCTGA
- a CDS encoding TonB-dependent receptor → MPMNKLFTKTALAVGLASAAASAWAELEEVTVTATKREQSVQDIAVSVSALSAEEMRQAGIDDAKDVAVQVPSLTVNRNMSPFAAGIRIRGLGTNQNDPSLEASVAVVVDGVYLGRSGLGLSDLVDVERVEVVQGPQGTLYGKNANAGVLNIVTTGVNMEESEARLEASAGDYGLQKFTASVSAPVGDTAGYRLSGSVHQRDGWLKSGTGPDQNDRSDWNLRGKFTWEPTDALSVNLIASRVERDSSCCGADTTISPAMAGVLQMKGLEVPESDPLDYYSNNDYPLAFTLSADALSAVVDYDLSFATLTSITAWNDYEWVSSFDGDRTELDLYYVDDAYRGESLVQELRLSSDLDGPLQYLAGLYFSHEELGRGFGQPVANFGSDILAVGTQVHPLGPAFAMLARPGDSSTIDNAWETDTFAAFGQTTYTFSDSWEATVGLRYTAEEKSADMYVRADSTATGIPAGAFGPAGPAMNIPPLIAALYAPVDDSFRLEDDSVTGMASLTHFVNEDVMVFASVATGHKSGGFNGVAGAGAERTYDNEQTTNYELGIKSRLFDNQLELNATAFHMLVDDLQYLRQQAMGLGTYVANEADEGTIKGVDLNFAAAPWQFLKLSGGVQYLDNDVFPASRWTSNLAATLMAPVADGAAYLRTDYNYASDHAVNPDVPDFVQDRETVNVRAGWRNEDWDAAVWVKNATDDVYSYLRTVPAAMTGAQQDWLAEPRTIGATVSYQF, encoded by the coding sequence ATGCCGATGAATAAACTGTTTACCAAGACCGCACTCGCGGTCGGCCTCGCCAGCGCCGCCGCCAGTGCGTGGGCTGAACTGGAAGAAGTTACCGTCACCGCCACCAAGCGCGAGCAGAGCGTGCAGGACATTGCCGTCTCGGTGAGTGCTCTGTCCGCTGAGGAAATGCGGCAGGCGGGCATCGACGATGCAAAGGATGTGGCCGTGCAGGTACCGAGCCTCACGGTTAACCGAAATATGAGCCCGTTTGCGGCTGGCATTCGTATCCGCGGCTTGGGCACCAACCAGAACGATCCCTCGCTGGAGGCCTCGGTGGCGGTAGTGGTCGATGGTGTTTACCTGGGTCGCTCTGGCCTCGGCCTGTCGGATCTGGTGGATGTTGAGCGGGTCGAAGTGGTGCAGGGACCCCAGGGGACCCTGTATGGCAAGAACGCCAATGCGGGCGTGCTTAATATTGTCACAACCGGTGTCAATATGGAGGAGTCTGAAGCGCGACTGGAGGCCTCCGCCGGCGACTATGGGCTGCAGAAATTCACCGCCTCGGTGAGCGCGCCGGTTGGTGACACGGCGGGTTACCGCCTGAGCGGGTCGGTACACCAGCGCGATGGCTGGCTGAAAAGTGGTACCGGCCCGGACCAGAACGACCGCTCTGACTGGAACCTGCGCGGTAAATTTACCTGGGAGCCTACCGACGCGCTCAGTGTGAACCTGATAGCCAGCCGTGTAGAGCGGGATTCCAGTTGCTGTGGTGCCGACACTACCATCAGCCCGGCTATGGCCGGCGTGTTGCAGATGAAGGGCCTGGAAGTTCCCGAAAGCGATCCGCTGGATTACTACAGCAATAACGATTACCCGCTGGCGTTTACCCTCTCGGCCGATGCGCTCAGCGCGGTGGTGGACTACGACCTGTCTTTTGCCACCCTCACTTCAATCACCGCCTGGAACGATTACGAATGGGTGAGCAGCTTTGACGGTGACCGCACCGAACTCGACCTCTACTACGTGGACGATGCGTACCGTGGCGAGAGCCTGGTGCAGGAACTGCGCCTGAGCAGTGATCTGGACGGGCCGCTGCAGTACCTGGCGGGCCTCTATTTCAGTCATGAAGAGCTGGGCCGCGGTTTTGGCCAGCCGGTCGCTAACTTTGGCTCGGACATCCTCGCTGTGGGCACTCAGGTGCATCCGCTGGGGCCTGCATTTGCCATGCTGGCACGCCCCGGCGACAGCTCCACGATCGACAATGCCTGGGAGACCGATACCTTTGCGGCCTTCGGCCAGACCACCTACACCTTCTCCGACAGCTGGGAAGCTACCGTTGGCCTGCGCTACACCGCTGAGGAAAAATCCGCAGATATGTATGTGCGGGCTGATTCCACGGCAACCGGTATCCCCGCCGGTGCCTTTGGCCCGGCGGGGCCGGCTATGAATATCCCGCCACTGATCGCGGCACTTTACGCTCCGGTAGATGACAGCTTCCGTCTCGAGGACGACAGTGTCACCGGTATGGCGAGCCTGACCCATTTCGTCAATGAGGACGTGATGGTGTTTGCCTCTGTTGCCACCGGCCACAAGTCCGGCGGTTTCAACGGCGTGGCGGGCGCGGGTGCCGAGCGCACCTACGATAACGAGCAGACCACCAACTACGAGCTGGGTATCAAGTCGCGTCTGTTCGACAACCAGCTGGAGCTCAATGCCACGGCGTTTCATATGCTGGTGGATGACCTCCAGTACCTGAGACAGCAGGCCATGGGCCTCGGCACCTATGTCGCCAATGAGGCGGATGAAGGCACAATCAAGGGCGTGGACCTGAACTTTGCCGCAGCCCCCTGGCAGTTCCTGAAGCTGAGCGGCGGCGTGCAGTATCTGGATAACGATGTCTTCCCTGCCTCGCGCTGGACTTCCAATCTCGCGGCCACCCTGATGGCGCCGGTGGCGGACGGTGCGGCCTACCTGCGTACCGACTACAACTATGCCTCGGATCACGCGGTGAATCCGGATGTTCCCGATTTTGTGCAGGATCGTGAGACCGTCAATGTGCGTGCCGGTTGGCGCAATGAGGACTGGGATGCGGCGGTGTGGGTGAAGAACGCCACGGACGATGTCTACTCCTACCTGCGCACCGTGCCCGCGGCGATGACCGGCGCCCAGCAGGACTGGCTTGCCGAGCCTCGCACCATCGGTGCTACGGTCAGCTATCAGTTCTGA
- a CDS encoding arylsulfatase: MSESTSESATSTDAAKRPNILVILADDLGYTDLGAYGSEISTPNLDDLAQQGLRFSKYRTAPSCAPTRAMLMSGVDSHRAGVANIAEALTPAQSHSPFYQGHLRKDVVTIATQLRDAGYHTYMAGKWHLGYKDPALRPINRGFEQTVMMPYSGGDNWSNKSYLPLYEKTLWFENGEPYELPEDFYSSEFLVDKAIAQIDSNRADGKPFFTYLPFMAVHMPMQAPRKYTQKYLETYRQGWDPIRSQRQQAAKAMGLVPADAAMKHMNTTAEWATLSEEEQRYNAKRMAVYAGMVDAMDVHIGRLLQYLKDIGEYDNTVIVFTSDNGPEPNEITGPQRLLMLKLLDYTDDYETLGEKGSFATIGPSFASAAAAPLGHYKFHSGEGGMRVPLVVSGPAVADVLRGQISHATAYVKDLAPTLLELAGVADHRGQYRGRAVEPMTGRSLLPLIEQSATAVYGPEDTIAYEIGGNAALIKGDYKITFNRGPNNDGQWHLYHIERDPGETTPLEQQEPARFAELLSDYETYVRDNGVLPVPPDYNQRRQVTRNAVKQRLPQIALFAGLLLAGVAALLLWRRRRG, from the coding sequence ATGAGTGAAAGTACGAGTGAGTCAGCAACATCCACCGACGCCGCCAAGCGCCCCAATATCCTGGTGATCCTCGCCGACGACCTCGGCTACACCGATCTCGGCGCCTACGGCAGCGAGATCAGCACCCCCAATCTGGATGACCTCGCGCAACAGGGGCTGCGCTTCAGCAAATACCGCACCGCGCCCAGCTGCGCTCCGACCCGCGCCATGCTGATGTCGGGCGTCGACAGCCACCGCGCCGGCGTCGCCAATATCGCCGAAGCACTGACGCCGGCCCAGTCGCACTCTCCCTTCTACCAGGGCCACCTGCGCAAGGACGTGGTGACCATCGCCACCCAGCTCAGGGACGCGGGCTATCACACCTACATGGCGGGCAAATGGCACCTGGGCTACAAGGATCCAGCGCTGCGCCCGATCAACCGCGGCTTCGAACAGACCGTCATGATGCCGTATTCCGGCGGTGATAACTGGTCCAACAAAAGCTACCTGCCGCTATATGAAAAAACCCTGTGGTTTGAAAACGGCGAGCCGTATGAACTGCCAGAGGATTTCTATTCCTCAGAGTTCCTGGTAGACAAGGCCATCGCCCAGATCGACAGCAACCGCGCCGACGGCAAACCGTTTTTCACTTACCTACCGTTTATGGCCGTGCATATGCCTATGCAGGCCCCAAGGAAATACACACAGAAATATCTGGAGACCTATCGCCAGGGCTGGGACCCGATCCGCAGCCAGCGCCAGCAAGCGGCGAAAGCGATGGGACTGGTGCCCGCCGATGCGGCGATGAAGCACATGAACACCACCGCCGAGTGGGCGACGCTGTCGGAAGAGGAACAGCGCTACAACGCCAAACGCATGGCGGTGTATGCGGGCATGGTCGATGCCATGGATGTCCACATCGGCCGACTGCTGCAGTACCTGAAAGACATCGGTGAATACGACAATACCGTTATCGTCTTCACCTCCGACAACGGTCCCGAGCCCAATGAAATTACCGGCCCACAGCGCCTGCTGATGCTCAAGCTGCTGGACTACACCGACGACTACGAAACCCTCGGCGAAAAGGGCAGCTTCGCCACCATCGGCCCGAGCTTCGCCAGTGCCGCTGCCGCGCCCCTCGGGCACTACAAATTCCACTCGGGGGAGGGCGGCATGCGGGTACCGCTAGTGGTCAGTGGCCCAGCCGTTGCCGATGTCCTGCGCGGACAAATCAGCCACGCCACCGCCTATGTCAAAGACCTCGCGCCGACCCTGCTGGAACTGGCTGGGGTTGCCGACCACCGCGGCCAATACCGCGGCCGCGCCGTGGAGCCAATGACCGGCCGCAGCCTGCTACCGCTGATCGAGCAATCCGCTACCGCAGTGTACGGCCCCGAGGACACCATCGCTTACGAAATCGGTGGCAACGCGGCGCTGATCAAGGGCGACTACAAGATCACCTTCAACCGCGGTCCGAATAACGATGGCCAGTGGCACCTGTACCATATCGAGCGCGACCCGGGTGAAACCACGCCGCTGGAACAGCAGGAGCCGGCGCGCTTTGCCGAGCTGCTGTCGGATTACGAAACCTATGTGCGCGACAACGGCGTACTGCCGGTACCGCCGGACTACAACCAGCGGCGCCAGGTCACCCGCAATGCCGTAAAGCAGCGTTTGCCGCAGATCGCCCTTTTCGCCGGGTTACTGCTGGCCGGCGTCGCGGCGCTGCTGCTGTGGCGCCGCCGCCGCGGCTAG
- a CDS encoding type 1 glutamine amidotransferase domain-containing protein has protein sequence MRNKLLIAAAGLTVVAVAFALLLPTLLHKAGLHPEYTGDTVALPGKRALVITTSHGTLNAPGETDGKATGVFASEMTVPYYTFLDGGMQVDIASIQGGEIPVDPESFFYAVRTAEDERYLQDAVVQAKVKNSLRIDEVDFTRYDIIFMAGGWGAAYDLGYSDALGRKVSEAYYDSSAVIGGVCHGVLGLIKAEDKDGKLLIAGRRMTGVSDKQIKELGIEVTPQHPETELRKAGAEYEKQTAFRDIFATHVVVDDERRFVTGQNQNSGYETAHQMMAIAAKP, from the coding sequence ATGCGCAACAAACTTCTCATCGCCGCGGCCGGTCTGACGGTCGTGGCTGTGGCGTTCGCCCTGCTGCTGCCCACCCTCCTCCACAAGGCCGGGCTCCACCCCGAGTACACTGGCGACACCGTCGCACTGCCGGGCAAGCGTGCGCTGGTGATCACCACCAGCCACGGCACCCTGAACGCACCCGGCGAGACCGACGGCAAGGCCACCGGCGTGTTCGCCTCGGAAATGACCGTGCCCTATTACACCTTCCTCGACGGCGGCATGCAGGTGGACATTGCCAGCATCCAGGGCGGCGAGATCCCGGTGGACCCGGAATCCTTCTTCTACGCGGTGCGCACCGCGGAGGACGAGCGCTACCTGCAGGATGCGGTAGTGCAGGCCAAAGTAAAGAATTCCCTGCGTATCGACGAGGTCGACTTTACCCGGTACGACATCATCTTTATGGCCGGCGGCTGGGGTGCAGCCTACGACCTGGGTTATTCCGATGCTCTGGGGCGCAAGGTCAGCGAGGCCTATTACGATAGCAGCGCGGTAATCGGTGGGGTGTGCCACGGTGTGCTGGGCCTGATCAAGGCCGAGGACAAGGACGGCAAGCTGCTCATTGCCGGGCGCCGTATGACCGGAGTCAGCGACAAGCAGATCAAGGAGCTGGGTATCGAGGTCACCCCACAGCACCCGGAAACCGAGCTGCGCAAGGCCGGCGCCGAGTACGAAAAGCAGACCGCCTTCCGCGACATCTTTGCCACCCACGTTGTCGTGGATGATGAACGCCGCTTTGTCACCGGTCAGAACCAGAACTCCGGCTACGAAACCGCGCATCAGATGATGGCCATTGCCGCCAAGCCCTAA